One window of Streptomyces sp. SUK 48 genomic DNA carries:
- a CDS encoding metallophosphoesterase, which yields MQQLIATGCFHSSLPDGRRALSALRSARKTGALVVDAGDFFSGSAFHAFSGGRVEEGLLAELYDAVVPGNHDLSDLMRLRRPEAFPPVVCANVSPPAAFAGRWTSGLLLHGAGLRVGIVGYLGEQAYEAIPQAERAGFTYRAPTAMLIAAEAEALRSAGADVVVGVSHSGFLVDVADQEAEWPLTTVISSHCHSPWTHWTQGTRHVAKPAALGAGLLRLDLGVDGLLSVRHDAPAASGGAEQPFMEAELKAFTAWGDQPVGRLATALPRREDAARLLAAGALHATGADAFVLNTYTLRAGLPSEVTRAALWACAPFDSDLVVLDGAHSPRALAARARELGEALTVAPAPAAADPRRVATTSYLAGRLRLPARPPLTPCTLHGVLTAHLETL from the coding sequence GTGCAGCAGTTGATCGCCACGGGTTGCTTCCACTCCTCGCTGCCCGACGGCCGCCGTGCCCTGTCGGCGCTGCGCTCCGCGCGGAAGACCGGGGCACTCGTCGTCGACGCAGGTGACTTCTTCTCCGGGAGCGCCTTCCACGCCTTCTCCGGCGGCCGCGTGGAGGAAGGGCTTTTGGCCGAGCTGTACGACGCGGTGGTCCCCGGCAACCACGACCTCTCCGACTTGATGCGGCTGCGCCGCCCCGAGGCGTTTCCGCCGGTCGTCTGCGCCAACGTCTCTCCACCGGCCGCCTTCGCCGGCCGGTGGACGTCCGGGCTGCTGCTGCACGGTGCGGGCCTACGGGTCGGGATCGTCGGCTACCTGGGCGAACAGGCGTACGAGGCAATCCCTCAGGCCGAGCGTGCGGGTTTCACCTACCGGGCCCCGACGGCCATGCTGATCGCCGCCGAGGCCGAAGCGCTGCGGTCGGCCGGTGCCGATGTGGTGGTCGGGGTGAGCCACAGCGGCTTCCTGGTCGATGTCGCCGACCAGGAGGCCGAGTGGCCGCTGACCACGGTGATCTCCTCGCACTGCCACTCCCCGTGGACGCACTGGACGCAGGGGACCCGGCACGTGGCCAAGCCGGCCGCGCTGGGCGCCGGGCTGCTCCGCCTCGACCTCGGCGTCGACGGTCTGCTCAGCGTGCGCCACGACGCTCCCGCCGCGAGCGGCGGCGCGGAACAGCCGTTCATGGAAGCGGAGTTGAAGGCGTTCACGGCATGGGGGGATCAGCCTGTGGGCCGTCTCGCGACCGCCCTGCCCCGGCGAGAGGACGCCGCCCGCCTCTTGGCCGCCGGCGCGCTGCACGCGACGGGCGCCGACGCCTTCGTCCTCAACACCTACACGCTGCGAGCAGGACTGCCGTCCGAGGTGACCCGGGCGGCGCTGTGGGCCTGCGCGCCCTTCGACAGCGACCTCGTCGTGCTGGACGGCGCCCACTCGCCGCGTGCTCTGGCCGCGCGGGCTCGCGAGCTGGGCGAGGCCCTCACCGTCGCGCCGGCCCCGGCGGCCGCGGACCCGAGGCGCGTCGCCACCACGTCCTACCTCGCCGGGCGTCTGCGACTGCCCGCCCGGCCTCCCCTGACGCCGTGCACGCTGCACGGCGTCCTCACCGCCCACCTGGAGACGTTATGA
- a CDS encoding TauD/TfdA family dioxygenase, whose protein sequence is MTDLLHLDARELTCGPSAPDAFAHAFDGPGAARALVTFGSENHDGNLDLALSLLSALGTVLALYPDRGCWDELTVRDDVDPGRTHGVGENRLHVDLVDRDRTPRLIALYCVRADPAGGGASALSDLRTAAEDLDEADRDLLRRPVFSYFTDHGVHGVGEGLARFPVLPRHLDDREPIRFTSKMLPHLQRGELVDGGAPEQVAAAFGRLVAAAEARRTTVRLQPGQLLVFDQWRYAHGRMPLGPGQRDLPPGQRRLLKQAYGHRFEATGEAR, encoded by the coding sequence ATGACCGATTTACTTCATCTGGATGCCCGCGAACTGACCTGCGGCCCGAGCGCACCGGACGCCTTCGCGCACGCCTTCGACGGCCCCGGGGCCGCGAGGGCGCTCGTCACCTTCGGGTCCGAGAACCACGACGGAAATCTGGACCTCGCGCTGAGTCTGCTGTCCGCCCTGGGCACGGTCCTGGCCCTCTACCCGGATCGGGGCTGCTGGGACGAGCTGACGGTCCGCGACGACGTCGACCCCGGCCGTACCCACGGCGTGGGCGAGAACCGGCTGCATGTCGACCTCGTCGACCGCGACCGCACCCCGCGCCTGATCGCCCTGTACTGCGTGCGCGCGGACCCGGCCGGCGGCGGCGCCTCCGCCCTGTCCGACCTCCGCACCGCTGCCGAGGACCTCGACGAGGCGGACCGCGATCTGCTGCGGCGGCCGGTCTTCTCCTACTTCACCGACCACGGGGTGCACGGCGTCGGTGAGGGCCTGGCCCGCTTCCCCGTCCTGCCCAGGCACCTCGACGACCGGGAACCGATCCGCTTCACCTCCAAGATGCTCCCCCACCTCCAGCGCGGCGAACTGGTGGACGGCGGCGCCCCCGAGCAAGTCGCAGCCGCGTTCGGTCGTCTCGTGGCTGCCGCCGAGGCGCGGCGTACCACCGTGCGGTTGCAGCCCGGCCAGCTCCTCGTCTTCGACCAGTGGCGCTACGCCCACGGCCGGATGCCGCTGGGCCCGGGCCAGCGCGACCTGCCGCCCGGCCAGCGCAGGCTGCTGAAGCAGGCATACGGCCACCGCTTTGAGGCGACCGGAGAAGCCCGATGA
- a CDS encoding deoxycytidine deaminase, with amino-acid sequence MILTGPAIREAVANGTITIDPFEPELLNPNSYNYRLGDQLQELTSRPADPTVPARTRAIDLSDGGFVLQPGTVYLGTTVETIGSEDFVTSLIGRSSLGRLGCFLQISADLGQLGAVHRWTLEITVVQPLRIYPGMRVGQVSFWRPAGHRSPYRGHYGTLSVPAAWSPRAAAGHGAAPTPRLQEVTA; translated from the coding sequence ATGATCCTCACCGGACCCGCGATCCGCGAAGCCGTCGCCAACGGGACGATCACCATCGACCCCTTCGAGCCCGAGCTGCTGAACCCCAACAGCTACAACTACCGGCTCGGCGACCAGCTGCAAGAACTCACGAGCAGGCCGGCCGATCCCACCGTGCCCGCCCGCACGCGCGCCATCGACCTGAGCGACGGCGGCTTCGTGCTCCAGCCGGGCACCGTCTACCTGGGCACGACCGTCGAGACGATCGGCAGCGAGGACTTCGTCACCAGCCTGATCGGCCGCTCCTCCCTCGGCCGGCTCGGCTGCTTCCTGCAGATCTCCGCCGACCTCGGCCAACTCGGCGCCGTGCACCGCTGGACGCTGGAGATCACCGTGGTCCAGCCGCTGCGGATCTACCCGGGTATGCGCGTGGGCCAGGTCTCCTTCTGGCGTCCGGCCGGCCACCGCTCCCCCTACCGCGGGCACTACGGCACCCTCAGCGTCCCCGCCGCCTGGTCGCCCCGCGCCGCCGCCGGCCACGGCGCGGCCCCCACCCCTCGCCTCCAGGAGGTGACCGCATGA
- a CDS encoding rRNA adenine N-6-methyltransferase family protein, protein MIKQSLTVDEVVGGVADRYAALGFQTRGDLGQHFLRTMDCAHALLERAGIPAGAQVLEVGAGLGTLSSAIASAGHRIWAVEKDERLRDHLTERLAPFGARARVTFDDVRRVDLDGGLDLGSALVSIMPFDPDLSADLIRHVFACPRVEYGLVVVPSASSVLLSRHADLVVEEVDGIARASFWPPAPTVLRVLAVGRRSTCSS, encoded by the coding sequence GTGATCAAGCAATCCTTGACGGTGGATGAAGTCGTCGGTGGCGTGGCCGACCGCTATGCCGCTCTCGGTTTCCAGACCCGTGGAGACCTCGGGCAGCACTTCCTTCGGACGATGGACTGCGCGCACGCCCTGCTGGAGCGGGCCGGTATACCGGCGGGAGCACAGGTGCTCGAGGTCGGTGCGGGGCTGGGCACGCTCTCCTCGGCGATCGCGTCCGCCGGACACCGCATCTGGGCGGTGGAGAAGGACGAGCGGCTGCGGGACCACCTGACGGAGCGGCTCGCCCCGTTCGGGGCCCGAGCCCGCGTCACCTTCGACGACGTACGCCGCGTCGACCTGGACGGCGGCCTGGACCTCGGCAGCGCGCTGGTCTCCATCATGCCGTTCGACCCCGATCTGTCCGCCGACCTGATCCGGCACGTGTTCGCCTGCCCCCGCGTGGAGTACGGACTCGTGGTCGTCCCCAGCGCCAGCTCCGTGCTGCTCAGCCGTCACGCGGACCTGGTGGTGGAGGAGGTCGACGGCATTGCCCGGGCCTCCTTCTGGCCGCCGGCTCCCACCGTGCTGCGGGTCCTCGCGGTCGGCCGGAGGTCGACGTGCAGCAGTTGA
- a CDS encoding helix-turn-helix transcriptional regulator: MDEDERTPHPLAAVRIARGLNRVEFAEAVHVAARRHGLRSGVDKTRVRKWEVNKVRPDAVSQTYIAEALGIPADDVDPATWPAWLPRVDRGVVPLGHANTVTALREALHTMDRRTLLSTIPGSALVVLAGSWAGTEPTALAASPPRPGAAVGEDVVTLLEETSARLNTLATEQRQHLAPLYDAHLARVTDLIEEQRYTRPLGARLHKLAAGLSQTVAWIRFDHGQHGAASRYWIAGLHNAHAGNDRDMGAALLSDLAYQASWRNDPTTAAGILTKALSRTTHPAASSLLHLRLARAQAALGERRATQHSLHAAERLLSAGNNGDLPAWCSWYSDADLAVDAGRCLLDLGDTTQAHRLIAEGQALLPASRDKTRGVFLAYRAQGHLSRREPEAAAADALEALRLAERIGAPRCVQLVRDLTPAFTPYRTAEGVSELLHAVA; the protein is encoded by the coding sequence GTGGACGAGGATGAGCGCACACCCCACCCGCTGGCCGCCGTCAGAATCGCGCGCGGTCTCAACCGTGTTGAGTTCGCCGAGGCCGTGCACGTCGCCGCCCGTCGTCACGGGCTTCGCTCCGGCGTGGACAAGACCCGGGTGCGCAAGTGGGAGGTCAACAAAGTACGGCCCGACGCCGTCTCCCAGACCTACATCGCGGAGGCCCTGGGCATCCCGGCAGATGACGTGGATCCTGCCACCTGGCCTGCCTGGCTTCCTCGCGTCGACCGGGGTGTCGTGCCGCTCGGCCACGCCAACACCGTGACCGCTCTGCGAGAGGCCCTGCACACCATGGACCGTCGAACCCTGCTCAGCACCATCCCCGGATCCGCGCTCGTCGTCCTTGCCGGAAGCTGGGCCGGAACCGAACCCACGGCTCTCGCCGCCAGCCCCCCTCGCCCCGGCGCCGCGGTCGGCGAGGACGTCGTGACCCTGCTGGAGGAGACCAGCGCACGCCTCAACACGCTGGCCACCGAACAACGCCAGCACCTCGCACCCCTCTACGACGCCCACCTCGCCCGCGTCACCGACCTGATCGAGGAGCAGCGCTACACCCGCCCCCTGGGAGCGCGCCTGCACAAGCTCGCCGCCGGCCTCTCCCAGACCGTCGCCTGGATCCGCTTCGACCACGGCCAGCACGGCGCCGCCAGCCGGTACTGGATCGCCGGGCTGCACAACGCCCACGCCGGGAACGACCGGGACATGGGCGCCGCCCTCCTCAGCGACCTCGCCTACCAGGCATCCTGGCGGAACGACCCCACCACCGCCGCCGGCATCCTCACCAAGGCCCTCAGCCGCACCACCCACCCCGCTGCCAGCTCGCTGCTGCACCTGCGCCTGGCACGCGCCCAGGCCGCGCTCGGCGAACGCCGCGCAACCCAACACTCCCTGCACGCGGCCGAACGCCTCCTCAGTGCCGGAAACAACGGCGACTTGCCCGCCTGGTGCTCCTGGTACTCGGACGCCGACCTCGCCGTCGACGCGGGCCGCTGCCTGCTCGATCTCGGCGACACGACCCAGGCACACCGCCTCATCGCCGAAGGCCAAGCGCTCCTGCCGGCCAGCCGTGACAAGACCCGCGGAGTCTTCCTCGCCTACCGGGCGCAAGGCCACCTCAGCCGTCGGGAACCCGAAGCTGCAGCTGCCGACGCCCTCGAAGCACTCCGCCTGGCTGAACGAATCGGAGCTCCACGATGCGTTCAGCTCGTCCGTGATCTGACCCCCGCCTTCACGCCCTACCGGACGGCGGAAGGCGTGTCCGAACTCCTTCACGCCGTCGCGTAA
- the dcd gene encoding dCTP deaminase, whose protein sequence is MILTGPEITSRVKDGRIRIEPFDTSHAQPNSYDFHLGETIGSYTSHILDCARDNAFEQQPIPTDGFELQPHRIYLAATRERIGSDHFVPIIRARSSIARLGLFVHVTADLIDLGSFGQLTLQLHAVQPVRIYPGMLIGQVTFWETTGERVLYEGKYQHSSGPQPSKAHLDFEDR, encoded by the coding sequence ATGATCCTCACCGGCCCCGAGATCACGTCCCGCGTCAAGGACGGCCGCATCCGCATCGAACCCTTCGACACGAGCCACGCCCAGCCCAACTCCTACGACTTCCACCTCGGCGAGACCATCGGCTCCTACACCAGCCACATCCTGGACTGCGCCCGCGACAACGCCTTCGAACAGCAGCCCATCCCCACCGACGGGTTCGAACTGCAGCCCCACCGCATCTACCTGGCCGCCACCCGGGAGCGGATCGGCAGCGACCACTTTGTGCCGATCATCCGGGCCCGCTCCTCCATCGCCCGCCTGGGCCTGTTCGTCCACGTCACCGCCGACCTGATCGACCTCGGCTCCTTCGGTCAGCTCACCCTGCAACTGCACGCCGTGCAGCCGGTACGCATCTACCCCGGCATGCTGATCGGGCAGGTCACCTTCTGGGAGACGACCGGGGAACGCGTCCTGTACGAGGGCAAGTACCAGCACAGCAGCGGCCCGCAGCCCTCCAAGGCCCATCTCGACTTCGAGGACCGGTGA